In Microbacterium laevaniformans, a single window of DNA contains:
- a CDS encoding metallophosphoesterase — protein sequence MSLHVPSFLRTHGAGALVVALAFGTLTATGAVAAEQPAAWPLLVSEIAPDNAGTPDLVGGSTGDQDQFEFFEITNLSSAPIDVRAGGYALSYIYNATGSPTDVTAEKPLIVTEASPVIPAGASAVFWMQYTSGSTVDSTRFTDAQFRAHVGATDEVPLFHVTGQAGMSNTGTRGIRIARNGETVTWSSYTRDATDKGRSTHFGVPTDASSRGALSLGDGVYTAGTVTDAQRKPAVITPTEPTPTPTPTPTATAPTVGPGAAGNAARYFPLAITEILGDNPGTDLYEYLEVTNTTDQPIDLDAQKIGIRYNTSQWNAGSDQPVFRQDGDGTTATVIPAGGVALFWMNYKESSTQRSMSIQQFRDFYSLGADVPVYRFGTQEGFANGGNRGFSLVKDGAVINRAWVGAGKIDSAGGVVQFGVPSTIGGIDAVVIAENAPRTPGAITTAQVTSALTRPTDAALTSPILQITELAPDTVNVHGSDAYEFVEVYNASDAPVNFGDYVINYVYTDNSLSGPVSQGSTQWPATPANPVIQPGTALVLWVKNGNNTALTAADFNAQFGTSLVSGQNLIEVSSGGMANGGSRGIQISTNVGTDVSRAYYFSDDQTTSTTAIQYAWNPQGAAPIWSPQPADGTVQALLRLDTPTPGSVSDDQVRSGLRPAPAAGTAPVITDLTGGTETPSTPGLDLGFDITDDHEVRTVTLTLTDNLGATITRNLTFGAANRYLYSVPQVDLFGKRWVEYTLTATDGSQTTTLGPVRVTLTDAATDPVRLNLTEGQFVSGPVRVQGTSDAAPGALALSADGAALDSATPSLEAGPIFAFEATNTDAFFRNGVKLGDDVLKIFDEGYYERIVTVDAAVPVTRVEKGKPLTLTVTSGTKAQPSGDPNENNDDFSALNFRLALPDGRVLRPVSCATSWEADGAVTAPAPYTCATGDKRVNFSDDALVSIDLTFDIPADAFDSIAATWDTTEVGDGAHTVAATDGADRVARSVRVDNTAPVITTALTDGRLYRGEFSVDGSAADAGSGLDTLTATLDGAAVTLPLTTSSLKLAPGDHTAVFTARDHVGNTATRTIAFRTADERPGITLLAPSAGGTVTGDKATLSATATSAEADALDLSFRRGYTFTPAQSQVHVASGATTTAAAGDRTDAVPLSADDLATLSVTDGVDVAATSDTAFPYQLFTIDVPADSGSGALARVTWQGRANADAKVLLYARKTDGSWEKVDQYLTTGGAATDFTLNALVPVDTHADGGTLTFLVQHSEGFAGTARSSRTDAVTAYNAGATPRDQYDFTIGWESDTQYYNENQGYLAGTTGDDTFYQHQVDIHDFLLKQRDSLNLQYVMHTGDIVDDYVATDRAAGNDDPEYEWKNADAQYKRFDEAGLPYGVLAGNHDVGHAAGDYSNFSTYFGESRYRGNPWYGGSYKDNRGHYDLITVGGVDFLMLYMGWPAVNNAASNDQDIAWMNAVIQRYPERKVWIDLHEYMLTTGGLGPIPQRIFDEVVKANPNVFAVSSGHYHDAYTRTDAIDDNGDGQPDRTVYSMLFDYQGLQEGGLGYLRLLHFDNKDGRMIVRTYSPSLDMFDSQDPALTSPEGMQEFTIPYSAIGLKTQTKTLATDSFRADILTADEVGKVAQAPSGSVSTVDWKSLTAGERGWYVTATGPHGGLEYSEVRTFTAVTGGSTDPGAGGGTGQPGTGGGAPQPGTGGGTDLPSTGGATPAVALALSLDRVSAGATVRVMVQGLTPAASYRLVLHSTPVLLATVTAAADGSIDVTVLIPQSITPGAHTLQLSRADAPDTVVASAAVTVTAAGLAATGGHGDDLGAVLAGGILLMLTGLVVVMRRRRHAH from the coding sequence CGGGCACCCCCGACCTCGTCGGTGGGAGTACGGGGGATCAGGACCAGTTCGAGTTCTTCGAGATCACCAATCTCTCCTCGGCGCCGATCGATGTGCGCGCGGGCGGGTACGCGCTCAGCTACATCTACAACGCGACGGGTTCCCCCACCGACGTCACCGCCGAGAAGCCCCTCATCGTCACCGAGGCGAGCCCCGTGATCCCCGCGGGCGCGTCCGCCGTGTTCTGGATGCAGTACACCAGCGGCTCGACGGTGGACAGCACGCGCTTCACCGATGCGCAGTTCCGCGCACACGTGGGAGCCACCGACGAGGTGCCCCTGTTTCACGTGACAGGACAGGCGGGGATGTCCAACACCGGCACTCGCGGCATCCGCATCGCACGCAACGGCGAGACGGTCACGTGGTCCTCGTACACACGAGACGCGACCGACAAGGGTCGCTCCACCCACTTCGGCGTCCCGACGGACGCATCCTCGCGGGGCGCGCTGTCGCTCGGAGACGGCGTGTACACGGCCGGCACCGTGACGGACGCGCAGAGAAAGCCCGCCGTCATCACCCCGACCGAGCCCACCCCGACCCCCACCCCGACCCCCACGGCCACAGCTCCCACCGTGGGTCCCGGCGCCGCCGGCAACGCGGCCCGCTACTTCCCGCTCGCGATCACCGAGATCCTCGGCGACAACCCGGGCACCGACCTGTACGAGTACCTCGAGGTCACCAACACGACCGATCAGCCGATCGATCTCGACGCGCAGAAGATCGGCATCCGTTACAACACGTCGCAGTGGAACGCCGGCAGCGACCAGCCCGTCTTCCGCCAGGACGGCGACGGCACCACCGCCACGGTGATCCCCGCCGGCGGTGTGGCCCTGTTCTGGATGAACTACAAGGAGAGCAGCACGCAGCGCTCGATGAGCATCCAGCAGTTCCGGGATTTCTACAGCCTCGGCGCCGACGTGCCTGTCTACCGTTTCGGAACCCAGGAGGGCTTCGCCAACGGCGGGAACCGGGGCTTCAGCCTTGTCAAGGACGGCGCCGTGATCAACCGCGCCTGGGTGGGCGCAGGCAAGATCGACAGCGCAGGCGGGGTCGTGCAGTTCGGCGTGCCCTCGACCATCGGCGGCATCGACGCGGTCGTCATCGCCGAGAACGCTCCGCGCACCCCCGGTGCGATCACGACCGCTCAGGTCACGAGCGCGCTCACCCGCCCGACCGACGCGGCGTTGACCTCGCCGATCCTGCAGATCACCGAGCTCGCCCCCGACACCGTGAACGTGCACGGGTCCGACGCCTACGAGTTCGTCGAGGTCTACAACGCCTCCGACGCGCCGGTGAACTTCGGCGATTACGTCATCAACTACGTCTACACGGACAACTCGCTCAGCGGCCCGGTCTCGCAAGGATCGACGCAGTGGCCGGCGACGCCCGCGAACCCGGTCATCCAGCCCGGCACGGCATTGGTCCTGTGGGTGAAGAACGGCAACAACACCGCGCTGACAGCCGCTGACTTCAATGCGCAGTTCGGCACGTCACTGGTCTCCGGCCAGAACCTGATCGAAGTGTCGTCCGGTGGCATGGCCAATGGCGGATCGCGCGGCATCCAGATCTCCACCAACGTCGGCACCGATGTGAGCCGTGCCTACTACTTCAGCGACGACCAGACGACGTCCACGACGGCGATCCAGTACGCCTGGAATCCGCAGGGCGCCGCGCCGATCTGGTCTCCCCAGCCCGCCGACGGCACGGTCCAGGCGCTGCTGCGCCTCGACACCCCGACGCCCGGGTCCGTCAGCGACGACCAGGTGCGCTCCGGGCTGCGCCCCGCTCCCGCCGCAGGTACCGCACCCGTCATCACCGACCTCACCGGCGGCACGGAGACACCCAGTACGCCGGGCCTGGACCTCGGGTTCGACATCACCGACGATCACGAGGTGCGTACCGTCACCCTCACTCTCACCGACAACCTGGGTGCGACGATCACGCGCAATCTCACCTTCGGCGCCGCGAACCGCTACCTGTACTCCGTGCCTCAGGTCGACCTGTTCGGCAAGCGGTGGGTGGAGTACACCCTGACCGCGACCGACGGCTCGCAGACCACGACCCTGGGCCCCGTGCGCGTCACGTTGACGGATGCCGCGACCGACCCGGTGCGACTGAACCTCACCGAGGGGCAGTTCGTGTCGGGCCCGGTGCGCGTGCAGGGCACGAGCGACGCCGCACCCGGCGCTCTGGCGCTCAGCGCCGACGGTGCGGCGCTGGACTCGGCGACCCCGTCGCTGGAGGCCGGGCCGATCTTCGCCTTCGAGGCGACCAACACCGACGCGTTCTTCCGCAACGGCGTCAAGCTCGGTGACGACGTGCTGAAGATCTTCGACGAGGGCTATTACGAGCGCATCGTCACCGTCGACGCGGCGGTGCCGGTCACCCGTGTGGAGAAGGGCAAGCCCCTCACCCTCACCGTCACGTCTGGCACCAAGGCCCAGCCCAGCGGCGACCCGAACGAGAACAACGACGACTTCTCTGCGCTGAACTTCCGCCTGGCGCTGCCCGACGGACGCGTGCTGCGCCCGGTCAGCTGCGCGACCAGCTGGGAGGCCGACGGGGCGGTGACCGCTCCGGCGCCGTACACGTGCGCCACGGGCGACAAGCGCGTGAACTTCAGCGACGACGCGCTCGTCTCGATCGATCTCACGTTTGACATCCCGGCCGACGCGTTCGACTCGATCGCCGCCACGTGGGACACCACGGAGGTCGGCGACGGTGCCCACACCGTCGCGGCCACCGACGGCGCGGACCGCGTCGCACGGTCGGTGCGGGTCGACAACACCGCGCCCGTCATCACGACGGCCCTCACCGACGGTCGGCTCTACCGAGGTGAGTTCTCGGTCGACGGTTCGGCCGCGGATGCCGGCTCGGGTCTCGACACGCTGACCGCGACACTGGACGGCGCCGCGGTCACGCTGCCGCTGACCACCTCGTCGCTGAAGCTCGCCCCGGGCGACCACACGGCCGTCTTCACGGCGCGCGACCACGTCGGCAACACCGCCACGCGGACGATAGCCTTCCGCACGGCGGACGAGCGCCCGGGCATCACGCTGCTGGCGCCCTCGGCGGGCGGCACCGTCACGGGCGACAAGGCGACGCTCTCCGCCACTGCGACCTCGGCCGAGGCCGACGCGCTCGACCTGAGCTTCCGCCGGGGGTACACGTTCACGCCCGCGCAGAGCCAGGTGCACGTGGCATCCGGAGCGACGACGACGGCAGCGGCGGGCGACCGCACGGATGCCGTGCCGCTGAGCGCCGACGACCTCGCCACGCTCTCCGTGACCGACGGGGTGGATGTCGCCGCCACGAGCGACACGGCCTTCCCGTACCAGCTGTTCACGATCGACGTGCCGGCCGATTCCGGCTCGGGCGCGCTCGCCCGCGTCACCTGGCAGGGGCGCGCCAACGCCGACGCGAAGGTGCTGCTGTACGCCCGCAAGACCGACGGATCGTGGGAGAAGGTCGACCAGTACCTGACGACCGGGGGTGCGGCCACCGACTTCACCCTCAATGCGCTCGTCCCCGTCGACACTCACGCCGACGGCGGCACGCTCACCTTCCTCGTGCAGCACTCGGAAGGCTTCGCCGGCACCGCGCGCTCGAGCCGGACGGATGCCGTGACCGCGTACAACGCGGGGGCCACCCCGCGCGACCAGTACGACTTCACGATCGGCTGGGAGTCGGACACGCAGTACTACAACGAGAACCAGGGCTACCTGGCCGGTACCACCGGTGACGACACCTTCTACCAGCACCAGGTCGACATCCACGACTTCCTGCTGAAGCAGCGCGACAGCCTCAACCTGCAGTACGTCATGCACACCGGCGACATCGTCGACGACTACGTCGCCACCGACCGGGCCGCCGGCAACGACGACCCCGAGTACGAGTGGAAGAACGCCGACGCACAGTACAAGCGTTTCGACGAGGCGGGGCTGCCGTACGGCGTCCTCGCCGGGAACCACGACGTGGGCCACGCGGCCGGTGACTACTCGAACTTCTCGACGTACTTCGGCGAGAGCCGCTACCGCGGCAACCCCTGGTACGGCGGGTCGTACAAGGACAACCGTGGCCACTACGACCTCATCACGGTCGGCGGAGTCGACTTCCTGATGCTGTACATGGGCTGGCCCGCGGTCAACAACGCGGCGTCCAACGATCAGGACATCGCGTGGATGAACGCCGTCATCCAGCGCTACCCCGAGCGCAAGGTGTGGATCGACCTGCACGAATACATGCTCACCACCGGTGGTCTGGGGCCGATCCCGCAGCGCATCTTCGACGAGGTCGTCAAGGCCAACCCGAACGTCTTCGCGGTCAGCTCCGGCCACTACCACGACGCGTACACGCGCACCGACGCGATCGACGACAACGGCGACGGCCAGCCCGACCGCACGGTCTACTCGATGCTGTTCGACTATCAGGGTCTGCAGGAGGGTGGGCTCGGCTACCTGCGTCTGCTGCACTTCGACAACAAGGACGGGCGGATGATCGTCCGCACCTACTCGCCGTCGCTGGACATGTTCGACTCGCAGGACCCGGCGCTCACGAGCCCCGAGGGCATGCAGGAGTTCACGATCCCCTACTCCGCGATCGGACTGAAGACGCAGACCAAGACGCTCGCGACCGACTCGTTCCGGGCCGACATCCTCACCGCCGACGAGGTCGGAAAGGTCGCCCAGGCGCCCTCCGGCTCGGTCTCCACGGTCGACTGGAAGAGTCTGACGGCGGGCGAGCGCGGATGGTACGTCACGGCCACCGGCCCGCACGGCGGACTGGAGTACTCCGAGGTGCGCACCTTCACCGCGGTCACGGGCGGTTCGACCGATCCGGGCGCGGGGGGCGGCACCGGGCAGCCCGGGACGGGCGGTGGCGCTCCGCAGCCGGGCACGGGAGGCGGCACCGATCTGCCGAGTACCGGCGGCGCTACCCCGGCGGTCGCGCTCGCTCTGTCGCTCGACCGCGTGAGCGCGGGAGCAACCGTGCGCGTGATGGTGCAGGGGCTCACGCCCGCGGCCTCCTACCGGTTGGTGCTGCATTCGACGCCGGTGCTCCTCGCGACAGTGACCGCCGCCGCGGACGGCTCGATCGACGTGACCGTGCTGATACCGCAGTCCATCACGCCCGGAGCGCACACCCTGCAGCTGTCGCGCGCCGACGCTCCCGACACGGTCGTGGCGTCCGCTGCCGTGACGGTCACGGCGGCGGGCCTGGCCGCAACCGGTGGACACGGTGACGACCTGGGGGCGGTTCTGGCGGGAGGCATTCTGCTGATGCTCACCGGCCTGGTCGTGGTGATGCGGCGTCGCCGTCACGCGCACTGA
- a CDS encoding response regulator codes for MKILVADDDPQLVRALRITLAAHGYDVVAAPDGAAAIATAAQARPDVVMLDLGMPRLDGIEVIHALRGWTDLPILVVSGRTGSADKVEALDAGADDYVTKPFQIDELLARLRALARRRGVAAAASVDTPVVHFGDVEVDLAATRVVRGGEVVHLTPTEWRMLEFLARNPGTLVTRQNLLRDIWGTDQVADSGYLRLYMSQLRKKLERDPAHPQHLLTEQGMGYRLVLGD; via the coding sequence GTGAAGATCCTGGTCGCCGACGACGATCCGCAGCTCGTGCGGGCGCTGCGGATCACCCTCGCCGCGCACGGCTACGACGTCGTCGCCGCGCCCGACGGCGCCGCCGCGATCGCCACGGCGGCCCAGGCGCGCCCCGACGTCGTCATGCTCGATCTCGGCATGCCGCGCCTGGACGGCATCGAGGTGATCCACGCGCTGCGCGGGTGGACCGACCTGCCGATCCTCGTCGTGTCCGGACGCACGGGCTCGGCCGACAAGGTCGAAGCACTGGATGCCGGCGCCGACGACTACGTCACGAAGCCGTTCCAGATCGACGAGCTGCTCGCACGCCTGCGCGCCCTCGCACGTCGGCGGGGCGTGGCAGCGGCGGCATCCGTGGACACGCCTGTCGTGCACTTCGGCGATGTGGAGGTCGATCTCGCCGCCACCCGGGTCGTCCGCGGCGGCGAGGTCGTGCACCTGACGCCGACGGAATGGCGGATGCTCGAGTTCCTCGCCCGCAACCCGGGCACGCTCGTGACCCGGCAGAACCTGCTGAGAGACATCTGGGGAACCGACCAGGTGGCCGACTCGGGTTATCTGCGCCTCTACATGTCGCAGCTGCGCAAGAAGCTCGAGCGCGATCCGGCGCATCCCCAGCATCTGCTCACCGAGCAGGGCATGGGCTACCGCCTCGTGCTCGGGGACTGA
- a CDS encoding SRPBCC family protein: MPVTDITTDLENLTMTLVADAAAPVARLWEAFTDPRQLERFWGPPGWPATFTSFDLRPGGRVDYRMTSPQGERSAGSWEVLNVEPGRSFEVLDSFIGDDGEKLDGFPSMRMLFSFEATAEGSRLTNTTFFTSLEALEQVVAMGAIEGSRLAMSQLDAVLQDLRAYAQGKGTRTELLTDQHVRITRLIEGSRELVWRAHHEPELLRQWLLGPDGWQMIECEVGETTRFVWQQGDDESTRFGFESETVLSEPIWREVSTERMIGMPGPATVNDLQLYEEDGATLLTLLIEYPDKETRDMILATGMTDGMEASYVRLEAVVAG, from the coding sequence ATGCCCGTCACCGACATCACGACCGACCTCGAGAACCTCACGATGACCCTCGTCGCGGATGCCGCGGCGCCCGTCGCCCGCCTCTGGGAGGCCTTCACCGACCCCCGGCAGCTCGAGCGCTTCTGGGGCCCTCCCGGCTGGCCCGCCACCTTCACGTCGTTCGATCTGCGCCCCGGCGGACGCGTCGACTACCGCATGACGAGCCCGCAGGGCGAGCGCTCCGCCGGATCGTGGGAGGTGCTGAACGTCGAGCCCGGACGCAGCTTCGAGGTGCTCGACTCGTTCATCGGCGACGACGGTGAGAAGCTCGACGGCTTCCCGTCGATGCGGATGCTCTTCTCATTCGAGGCGACCGCCGAGGGCTCGCGCCTCACCAACACCACCTTCTTCACGTCGCTCGAAGCGCTCGAGCAGGTCGTCGCGATGGGCGCGATCGAGGGTTCGCGTCTGGCGATGAGCCAGCTCGACGCGGTGCTGCAGGACCTCCGCGCCTACGCGCAGGGCAAGGGCACCCGCACCGAGCTGCTGACCGATCAGCACGTGCGCATCACCCGGCTCATCGAGGGCTCGCGCGAGCTGGTGTGGCGCGCCCACCACGAGCCCGAGCTGCTGCGGCAGTGGCTGCTGGGACCCGACGGCTGGCAGATGATCGAGTGCGAGGTCGGCGAGACCACCCGCTTCGTCTGGCAGCAGGGCGACGACGAGTCGACCCGGTTCGGGTTCGAGAGCGAGACCGTGCTCAGTGAGCCGATCTGGCGCGAGGTCTCCACCGAACGGATGATCGGGATGCCGGGACCGGCGACGGTCAATGACCTGCAGCTCTACGAGGAGGATGGTGCGACCCTGCTGACGTTGCTGATCGAGTATCCCGACAAGGAGACGCGCGACATGATCCTCGCCACCGGCATGACCGACGGCATGGAGGCCTCGTACGTGCGCCTGGAGGCGGTCGTCGCCGGCTGA
- a CDS encoding DUF4118 domain-containing protein → MKRGSLRVLLGAAPGVGKTYEMLSEGHRLLADGRDVVVGIVETHGRAATSARAEGLPTLGRRRLRHREVELDELDLDGLLDRHPEIALVDELAHTNAPGSRNEKRWQDVEELLAAGIDVITTVNVQHIASLGGVVAQVTGVTQRETVPDAVVRAADQIEVVDLAPQSLRDRLAAGAVYPAERIDAALSNYFRLGNLTALRELALLWLADEVDSALQSYREEHGIRGAWQARERVVVALTGGPEGDTLLQRGARIAARAAGGELLAVHVTTQEGLRAAAPGALAAQRALVESLGGSYHQVIGEDVPRTLVEFARSVNATQLVLGASRRSRLGAAFTGPGIGATVIRESGDIDVHIVTHAAAGGTLHLPRVTGGALGWRRRILGLVVALTGGPLLSWLLFATSIEETITSDVLSYQLLVVVVALIGGIWPALFAAVLSGLTLDFLFIHPRFTVTIDNPLHALALVLYVVIAILVSWIVDQAARRTRRARRAAAESELLATVSGSVLRGESAVPALVSRTREAFGVSGARLLAGDGSTQQVLATDGEPVRDGRAIVVPVGTDAAGGPRATLELHGGDVGAPERRLLDVITAQLAAALEHSELTQTARTADALAATDQVRTALLSAVSHDLRRPLAAAIAAVGGLRAAGPSLSAADHDELVATADESLAALAALVTDLLDVSRVQAGVLAVSLSPVDLAGAVLEALDELGIGPDVVELALDPTVPAVRADPVLLQRVIVNVLANARRYAPPGTRVRIASSRLGSTVELRIVDHGPGVSADRQDEIFAPFQRLGDTDNTTGLGLGLALSKGFTEGMGGTLTPETTPGGGLTMVVSLPVDAAASTLAAPSFAEAGG, encoded by the coding sequence ATGAAGCGCGGCAGTCTGCGGGTGCTGCTCGGAGCCGCGCCCGGCGTCGGCAAGACGTACGAGATGCTGTCCGAGGGCCATCGCCTGCTCGCCGACGGTCGTGACGTCGTCGTGGGGATCGTCGAGACCCACGGCCGTGCGGCGACCTCGGCCCGAGCGGAAGGCCTGCCCACGCTCGGACGCCGGCGTCTGCGCCACCGCGAGGTCGAGCTCGACGAACTCGACCTCGACGGCCTGCTCGATCGGCATCCGGAGATCGCGCTCGTCGACGAGCTCGCCCACACCAACGCACCCGGCTCCCGCAACGAGAAGCGGTGGCAGGACGTCGAAGAGCTGCTGGCCGCCGGCATCGACGTCATCACGACCGTCAACGTCCAGCACATCGCCTCGCTCGGCGGAGTGGTCGCGCAGGTCACCGGAGTCACGCAGCGCGAGACGGTACCGGATGCCGTGGTGCGCGCCGCCGACCAGATCGAGGTCGTCGACCTCGCGCCGCAGTCGCTGCGCGACCGGCTCGCCGCCGGCGCCGTCTATCCCGCCGAGCGCATCGACGCCGCCCTGTCGAACTACTTCCGCCTCGGAAACCTCACGGCCCTGCGCGAACTCGCGCTGCTGTGGCTCGCCGACGAGGTCGACAGCGCGCTGCAGAGTTACCGCGAGGAGCACGGCATCCGCGGGGCGTGGCAGGCGCGCGAGCGCGTCGTCGTCGCCCTCACCGGCGGCCCGGAGGGCGACACGCTGCTGCAGCGCGGGGCGCGCATCGCCGCGCGTGCTGCCGGCGGCGAGCTGCTCGCGGTGCACGTGACGACGCAGGAGGGGCTGCGTGCCGCCGCTCCCGGGGCCCTCGCTGCCCAGCGCGCACTCGTCGAGTCGCTCGGCGGCAGCTACCACCAGGTGATCGGCGAGGACGTGCCGCGGACCCTCGTCGAGTTCGCGCGATCGGTCAACGCGACGCAGCTCGTGCTGGGCGCCAGCCGCCGCAGCCGCCTCGGCGCGGCGTTCACAGGCCCGGGCATCGGGGCCACGGTCATCCGCGAGTCGGGCGACATCGACGTGCACATCGTCACCCACGCCGCCGCGGGCGGAACCCTGCATCTGCCGCGCGTGACGGGCGGAGCGCTCGGCTGGCGCCGGCGCATCCTGGGTCTGGTCGTCGCGCTCACCGGCGGGCCGCTGCTGTCGTGGCTGCTGTTCGCGACCTCCATCGAGGAGACGATCACCTCCGACGTGCTCTCGTACCAACTGCTCGTGGTCGTCGTGGCGTTGATCGGCGGCATCTGGCCGGCGCTGTTCGCGGCGGTGCTGTCGGGGTTGACGCTCGATTTCCTCTTCATCCATCCGCGTTTCACGGTGACGATCGACAACCCGCTGCATGCGCTGGCGCTCGTGCTCTACGTCGTCATCGCGATCCTGGTGAGCTGGATCGTCGATCAAGCCGCACGTCGCACGCGCCGGGCTCGGCGCGCGGCTGCCGAGTCGGAGCTGCTGGCGACGGTGTCGGGCAGCGTGCTGCGCGGCGAGAGCGCCGTCCCGGCTCTGGTCAGCCGCACCCGCGAGGCGTTCGGCGTGAGCGGGGCGCGCCTGCTGGCCGGAGACGGATCCACCCAGCAGGTGCTGGCGACCGACGGCGAGCCGGTGCGCGACGGCCGGGCGATCGTGGTGCCCGTCGGCACGGATGCCGCGGGGGGCCCTCGCGCCACGCTCGAGCTGCACGGCGGCGATGTCGGCGCCCCGGAAAGACGCCTCCTCGATGTCATCACCGCCCAGCTCGCCGCAGCTCTGGAACACAGCGAGCTCACGCAGACGGCCCGCACCGCCGACGCCCTGGCCGCCACCGACCAGGTGCGCACGGCGCTGCTGTCGGCGGTCAGCCACGACCTGCGCCGCCCGCTCGCCGCGGCCATCGCGGCCGTCGGCGGCCTGCGTGCGGCGGGGCCGTCGCTGAGCGCCGCCGATCACGACGAGCTCGTCGCGACCGCCGACGAGTCGCTCGCCGCGCTCGCGGCGCTGGTCACCGATCTGCTCGACGTCAGCCGCGTGCAGGCGGGCGTGCTCGCCGTCTCGCTCTCCCCCGTCGACCTTGCGGGAGCAGTCCTCGAAGCCCTCGATGAGCTCGGCATCGGACCCGACGTCGTCGAGCTCGCGCTCGATCCGACCGTCCCTGCGGTGCGCGCCGACCCCGTGCTGCTGCAGCGGGTCATCGTCAATGTGCTCGCCAATGCGCGCCGCTACGCGCCGCCCGGCACGCGCGTGCGCATCGCATCCAGCCGGCTCGGCTCGACCGTCGAGCTGCGGATCGTCGACCACGGCCCGGGCGTCAGCGCCGACCGCCAGGACGAGATCTTCGCTCCCTTCCAGCGGCTCGGCGACACCGACAACACCACGGGGCTGGGGCTCGGGCTCGCCCTGTCGAAGGGCTTCACCGAGGGCATGGGCGGCACGCTGACGCCCGAGACCACGCCCGGCGGGGGGCTGACGATGGTGGTCTCGCTGCCGGTGGATGCCGCGGCATCCACTCTCGCCGCGCCCTCGTTCGCCGAAGCGGGAGGATGA
- the kdpC gene encoding potassium-transporting ATPase subunit KdpC, which produces MSTRTSLRHLGVAARAMLVATVVLGIAYTAVITGIGQVVLPAQANGSLVRDAGGQVVGSALIGQSFTDADGAALPQYFQSRPSAAGSGYDGTASSGSNLGPENSDLVTAIGERQAAIASADGVPVGDIPADAATASGSGLDPHISPAYAKLQVARVAAARGLDPAVVTALVDQHTTARDLGFLGEARVNVLELNIALDAASR; this is translated from the coding sequence ATGTCCACCCGCACTTCCCTCCGCCATCTCGGCGTCGCCGCCCGCGCGATGCTCGTCGCCACGGTCGTCCTCGGCATCGCCTACACCGCCGTCATCACGGGCATCGGCCAGGTGGTCCTGCCCGCGCAGGCCAACGGTTCCCTCGTGCGCGACGCCGGCGGTCAGGTCGTCGGCAGTGCGCTGATCGGCCAATCCTTCACGGATGCCGACGGCGCAGCCCTCCCGCAGTACTTCCAGTCGCGGCCATCGGCCGCGGGCAGCGGCTATGACGGCACGGCCTCGAGCGGTTCGAACCTCGGGCCCGAGAACAGCGACCTCGTGACCGCGATCGGCGAGCGTCAGGCCGCGATCGCCTCGGCGGACGGCGTGCCGGTGGGCGACATCCCCGCCGACGCCGCCACGGCATCCGGTTCGGGACTCGACCCGCACATCTCGCCGGCGTACGCGAAGCTGCAGGTGGCGCGTGTGGCGGCGGCGCGCGGCCTCGACCCCGCCGTGGTGACGGCGCTCGTCGATCAGCACACCACGGCGCGGGACCTCGGCTTCCTGGGCGAGGCCCGCGTGAACGTGCTCGAGCTGAACATCGCTCTGGATGCCGCGAGCCGGTGA
- a CDS encoding TraR/DksA family transcriptional regulator yields MSRDVLSARRRELNALLMRLDTDDAAVRADRSDATADDEHDPEGSTLSGEWQRIDALRRSVLDERAEVDAALARVDAATYGICVVCGNVIAPGRLEARPMATTCIACAA; encoded by the coding sequence ATGTCCCGTGACGTCCTCTCCGCGCGGCGGCGGGAGCTCAATGCCCTGCTGATGCGGCTCGACACCGATGACGCGGCCGTGCGCGCCGACCGCTCCGACGCGACGGCCGACGACGAGCACGACCCCGAGGGCTCGACCCTGTCGGGCGAGTGGCAGCGCATCGATGCGCTTCGTCGTTCCGTGCTCGACGAGCGGGCGGAGGTCGACGCCGCGCTCGCCCGCGTGGATGCCGCGACCTACGGCATCTGCGTCGTCTGCGGGAACGTGATCGCGCCCGGCCGGTTGGAAGCCCGGCCGATGGCCACCACCTGCATCGCCTGCGCCGCCTGA
- a CDS encoding ArsR/SmtB family transcription factor: MVAQTELSDDETDRLFHALAAATRRDILRRTIVDEQSVSTLAADYDMSFAAVQKHVAVLEAAGLVVKRAEGRERLVRADPRMISRARALLARYEDLWRSRIDRLDALLAEPHDPRPTQGD; this comes from the coding sequence ATGGTTGCACAAACTGAGTTGAGCGACGATGAGACCGACCGCCTGTTCCACGCCCTCGCGGCGGCGACGCGGCGCGACATCCTGCGGCGCACGATCGTCGACGAGCAGTCGGTCTCGACGCTCGCCGCGGACTACGACATGTCGTTCGCCGCGGTGCAGAAGCACGTGGCGGTGCTCGAAGCCGCCGGCCTCGTCGTCAAGCGCGCCGAGGGACGCGAGCGCCTCGTGCGCGCCGACCCGCGCATGATCTCCCGCGCCCGGGCGCTGCTCGCCCGTTACGAAGACCTGTGGCGCTCGCGCATCGACCGTCTCGACGCTCTGCTGGCTGAACCGCACGATCCCCGTCCCACGCAAGGAGACTGA